The Fragaria vesca subsp. vesca linkage group LG2, FraVesHawaii_1.0, whole genome shotgun sequence genome includes a window with the following:
- the LOC101293358 gene encoding probable acyl-activating enzyme 1, peroxisomal-like, whose translation MEGAIRCSANYVPLSPISFLERSAIVYRDRPSVVYGDIIHTWRETLERCTRLASALAQLGISRGDVVAALAPNIPAMYELHFGVPMAGAILCTLNIRHDSEMVSVLMKHSETKIIFVDHQFLQVAKGAIDILSKTGTKVPLLVLIPESDQSSPDFSKSPSANLEYESLLGKGNLDFQILRPKDEWDAISLNYTSGTTSSPKGVIYSHRGAYINSLSAVILNEMLSMPVYLWCVPMFHCNGWCLTWAVAAQGGTNVCQRNVTAKGIFACISQHQVTHMGGAPTVLNMIVNAPENDRRPLPGKVVVMTGGAPPPSQVLFKMEELGFSVTHSYGLTETYGPGTVCSWKPEWNSLPRDEQAKIKSRQGLQHIGMEELDVKDPVTMKSAPFDAKTMGEVMFRGNPVMNGYFKDNKSTQDAFKGGWFRSGDLAVRHPDGYIELKDRSKDIIISGGENISTIEVESVLFKHPEILEAAIVGRPDEYWGETPCAFVKLKDGCNASAEDIIKFCRGRLPRYMAPRTVIFEDLPKTSTGKVQKFVLREKAKAMGSLSKSSISKL comes from the exons ATGGAGGGTGCAATTAGGTGCTCCGCCAACTATGTTCCTCTTTCGCCTATCAGCTTCTTGGAGCGCTCAGCCATAGTCTACAGAGACAGACCATCTGTTGTGTATGGAGACATCATCCACACTTGGAGAGAGACACTTGAACGATGCACCAGACTTGCTTCTGCTCTTGCCCAACTTGGAATTTCCCGAGGCGATGTG GTTGCTGCATTGGCTCCAAATATTCCAGCAATGTATGAGCTCCATTTTGGTGTTCCAATGGCTGGTGCAATTTTGTGCACACTTAACATACGTCATGATTCAGAAATGGTGTCAGTATTAATGAAGCATTCAGAAACCAAAATCATTTTTGTAGACCACCAATTTCTCCAAGTTGCAAAGGGAGCAATTGATATCTTATCCAAGACCGGAACCAAGGTGCCCCTCCTAGTCTTGATTCCAGAGAGTGATCAGTCATCCCCTGACTTCTCCAAATCCCCTTCAGCAAACTTAGAATATGAGAGCCTGTTAGGAAAGGGAAATCTCGATTTTCAGATCCTACGGCCGAAAGACGAATGGGATGCAATTTCGCTTAACTACACATCAGGCACTACTTCAAGCCCAAAAGGTGTCATTTATAGCCATAGAGGTGCATATATCAATTCCCTGTCTGCAGTTATTCTCAATGAGATGCTATCAATGCCTGTGTATCTATGGTGTGTTCCAATGTTTCATTGCAACGGATGGTGCCTCACTTGGGCTGTTGCGGCTCAGGGTGGCACTAATGTCTGCCAAAGAAATGTTACTGCAAAGGGAATTTTCGCCTGTATCTCTCAGCATCAGGTGACCCACATGGGTGGTGCACCTACTGTCTTGAACATGATTGTAAATGCACCGGAAAATGATCGGAGGCCACTTCCAGGAAAGGTAGTGGTCATGACTGGGGGTGCACCACCACCATCCCAGGTACTGTTCAAGATGGAAGAGCTAGGGTTCAGTGTTACACATTCATATGGTTTGACAGAGACTTATGGCCCTGGGACAGTTTGCTCTTGGAAACCTGAATGGAATTCTCTACCTCGAGATGAACAAGCAAAAATAAAGTCACGGCAAGGGTTGCAACATATCGGAATGGAGGAACTTGATGTTAAAGATCCGGTCACGATGAAGAGTGCCCCTTTTGATGCAAAAACCATGGGGGAGGTTATGTTTAGGGGAAACCCTGTTATGAATGGATATTTCAAAGATAATAAATCAACACAGGATGCATTTAAAGGTGGATGGTTTCGCAGTGGAGACTTGGCAGTCAGACACCCAGATGGTTATATAGAGCTAAAGGATCGTTCCAAGGATATTATAATTTCCGGGGGAGAAAATATTAGCACAATAGAGGTGGAATCAGTGCTTTTCAAGCATCCAGAGATTCTTGAGGCAGCTATCGTAGGAAGGCCTGATGAATATTGGGGGGAGACACCCTGTGCTTTTGTGAAATTGAAGGATGGTTGTAACGCTAGTGCAGAAGATATCATTAAGTTCTGTAGGGGTCGGTTACCCCGCTACATGGCTCCTCGAACTGTCATATTCGAAGATTTACCAAAGACTTCTACTGGGAAGGTGCAAAAGTTTGTACTGAGAGAGAAAGCTAAGGCCATGGGAAGTCTCTCCAAGAGTAGCATCAGCAAACTGTAA
- the LOC101312412 gene encoding UPF0695 membrane protein C977.11/PB8B6.06c-like: MEGGGNRGTNDSELRARVSIDITRSASSSLRFLSLSSLGAHSSQVDDETESESVSEVGDIGDRALHSNRYSASGSFNFLSAEDMKLQSYGFWGRDPAASHAISTVSPLPEQIISPLSANAIVCNEEKNQASTARIPKLLEYGSCMTHLAVFGILGVLTRYLLQKLFGPGVAGVTSDQTVLYLDLPSNMVGSFLMGWFGVVFKADISHRSEFLAIGLTTGYLGSVTTFSGWNQKMLELSVEGHWVFAGLGFLIGLFLAAYSIIFGVETSKLCRQLLVRSSGSGSASSEKSWRVDNTKRHLTVLALFLLLLAGLWSMSGILMRQEFNRKSSETQLWLACIVGPLGVWIRWFLARLNGRGLGKTGFLKWIPFGTLIANVSAACIMAALATVKKGVNSNTCDIVATGIQFGFLGCLSTVSTFIAEFNAMRESKYPWRAYIYALVTILTSFCLGTLIYSVPVWS; the protein is encoded by the exons ATGGAGGGTGGAGGGAACCGTGGGACTAATGACTCTGAACTCAGAGCAAGAGTATCGATCGATATAACAAGAAGTGCCAGTTCTTCATTAAGGTTTCTCTCTTTAAGTTCATTAGGTGCTCATTCATCTCAAGTAGATGATGAAACTGAAAGTGAGAGTGTGTCAGAGGTGGGAGATATTGGGGATCGAGCTCTTCACAGCAACAGGTACAGTGCAAGTGGCAGTTTCAACTTCTTGTCTGCAGAGGATATGAAATTGCAATCCTATGGATTCTGGGGTCGTGATCCTGCTGCATCTCATGCAATCTCCACGGTATCGCCTTTGCCAGAGCAAATCATTTCTCCCCTGTCAGCTAATGCAATAGTATGCAACGAGGAGAAAAACCAA GCAAGTACAGCAAGAATACCAAAATTGTTGGAGTATGGTTCATGTATGACTCATCTAGCCGTCTTTGGCATTTTAGGG GTCTTAACGAGATATCTACTGCAAAAATTGTTCGGCCCTGGAGTTGCAGGTGTGACAAGTGACCAAACAGTTCTCTACCTTGACCTTCCTTCTAATATG GTTGGCTCCTTCTTGATGGGATGGTTTGGTGTTGTTTTCAAAGCAGATATATCACATAGGTCAGAATTTTTGGCAATTGGATTGACAACTGGTTACCTGGGAAGTGTTACAACTTTTAGTGGTTGGAACCAGAAAATGCTTGAACTGAGTGTTGAAGGCCATTGGGTTTTTGCTGGTCTCGGTTTTTTGATAG GACTGTTTCTAGCTGCCTACTCCATCATTTTTGGGGTAGAGACATCCAAGCTTTGTAGGCAGCTTCTTGTAAGGAGTTCAGGGTCTGGCAGTGCTAGCTCTGAAAAGAGCTGGAGGGTTGACAACACCAAGCGTCACTTGACAGTTTTGGCATTGTTTCTGCTCTTGCTAGCTGGATTATGGAGTATGAGTGGAATATTGATGAGGCAGGAGTTTAACAGAAAAAGCAGTGAGACACAACTATGGTTGGCTTGCATCGTTGGACCTCTAGGTGTCTGGATCAGGTGGTTCTTAGCTCGACTCAATGGACGTGGATTAGGAAAGACAGGGTTTTTGAAATGGATTCCATTCGGTACTCTAATTGCTAATGTTTCTGCAGCTTGTATCATGGCGGCACTTGCTACTGTGAAGAAAGGG GTAAATTCCAATACTTGCGATATTGTTGCAACAGGCATACAATTTGGATTTTTGGGTTGCCTTAGTACTGTATCTACTTTCATTGCTGAGTTTAATGCAATGAGAGAAAGTAAATACCCCTGGAGAGCATACATATACGCCTTAGTCACCATTCTCACCTCATTCTGTTTGGGGACCCTGATATATTCTGTACCTGTTTGGTCATAG